In Strix uralensis isolate ZFMK-TIS-50842 chromosome 18, bStrUra1, whole genome shotgun sequence, one DNA window encodes the following:
- the TFAP2C gene encoding transcription factor AP-2 gamma isoform X1 — protein MLWKLADNVKYEEDCEDRHDGSSNGNPRLPHLSAVSQHLYSPAPPLSHSGASDFQPPYFPPPYQPLPYSQSSDPYSHLGDPFSINPLHQPPPPPPSQQQSAWPNRQSQDPAGLAPHGRPGLVPHLSALESGSAGGRRETYRRSELLLPHGHGLDASALADNLGLHDMAHQMEEVQNVEDQHLLMHDQTVIRKGPISLTKNSALSLPCQKDGLIGVVINPNEVFCSVPGRLSLLSSTSKYKVTVAEVQRRLSPPECLNASLLGGVLRRAKSKNGGRSLREKLDKIGLNLPAGRRKAANVTLLTSLVEGEAVHLARDFGYVCETEFPSKAVAEYLTRPHMGRNEMANRKNMLLAAKQICKEFTDLLTQDRTPLGNTRPSPILDPGIQGCLTHFSLITHGFGSAAICAAMTSVQNYLNEALKIADKTYMNAGDQSPAETNKTIDKMDKHRK, from the exons ATGTTGTGGAAACTAGCAGATAATGTCAAGTATGAAGAGGACTGCGAG GACCGGCACGATGGGAGCAGCAACGGGAACCCGCGGCTCCCCCACCTCTCGGCGGTCAGCCAGCACCTGTACAGCCCGGCTCCGCCGCTCTCCCACTCGGGCGCCTCCGACTTCCAGCCCCCCTACTTCCCCCCCCCGTACCAGCCGCTGCCTTACTCCCAGTCCAGCGACCCCTACTCCCACCTCGGGGACCCCTTCTCCATCAACCCGCTCcaccagccgccgccgccgccccccagccagcagcagagcgCCTGGCCCAACCGGCAGAGCCAGGACCCGGCCGGCCTCGCCCCCCACGGCCGCCCCGGCCTCGTCCCCCACCTCTCGGCGCTGGAGAGCGGCTCCGCCGGCGGCCGCAGGGAAACGTACCGCCGCTCCgagctcctcctgccccacggCCACGGGCTGGACGCCTCCGCGCTGGCCGATAACCTGGGCCTGCATGACATGGCTCACCAGATGGAGGAGGTGCAG AATGTGGAAGATCAACACTTATTAATGCATGACCAGACGGTCATTAGAAAAG GTCCCATTTCCTTAACGAAGAACAGTGCTCTGAGTCTCCCCTGCCAAAAGGATGGATTAATTGGAGTGGTCATAAACCCCAATGAAGTATTTTGTTCGGTTCCGGGGAGACTTTCCCTCCTCAGCTCCACGTCGAAATACAAAGTGACAGTAGCAGAGGTGCAGAGGCGGCTCTCGCCCCCCGAGTGTCTCAATGCCTCTTTGCTAGGAGGAGTACTCAGAAG AGCCAAATCTAAAAATGGTGGCAGATCATTAAGGGAAAAACTGGATAAAATTGGCTTGAATCTTCCTGCTGGTAGAAGGAAAGCTGCAAATGTGACGCTATTGACATCTTTGGTGGAAG GTGAAGCTGTACATCTTGCTCGTGACTTTGGTTATGTATGCGAGACAGAGTTTCCTTCCAAAGCAGTGGCTGAATATTTAACTCGACCACACATGGGCCGCAATGAAAtggcaaacaggaaaaatatgcTTCTTGCTGCAAA GCAGATTTGTAAGGAATTCACAGACCTCCTCACTCAGGACAGAACTCCTCTTGGAAACACGAGACCTAGTCCCATCTTGGACCCTGGCATCCAGGGCTGTTTGACTCATTTTAGTCTGATCACACATGGCTTTGGGAGTGCTGCCATCTGTGCTGCCATGACATCCGTCCAGAACTACCTaaatgaagcattaaaaataGCAGACAAAACATACATGAACGCTGGCGACCAGAGCCCTGCAGAAACCAACAAAACCATTGATAAAATGGATAAGCACAGGAAGTAA
- the TFAP2C gene encoding transcription factor AP-2 gamma isoform X2, which translates to MALLGRIDWQDRHDGSSNGNPRLPHLSAVSQHLYSPAPPLSHSGASDFQPPYFPPPYQPLPYSQSSDPYSHLGDPFSINPLHQPPPPPPSQQQSAWPNRQSQDPAGLAPHGRPGLVPHLSALESGSAGGRRETYRRSELLLPHGHGLDASALADNLGLHDMAHQMEEVQNVEDQHLLMHDQTVIRKGPISLTKNSALSLPCQKDGLIGVVINPNEVFCSVPGRLSLLSSTSKYKVTVAEVQRRLSPPECLNASLLGGVLRRAKSKNGGRSLREKLDKIGLNLPAGRRKAANVTLLTSLVEGEAVHLARDFGYVCETEFPSKAVAEYLTRPHMGRNEMANRKNMLLAAKQICKEFTDLLTQDRTPLGNTRPSPILDPGIQGCLTHFSLITHGFGSAAICAAMTSVQNYLNEALKIADKTYMNAGDQSPAETNKTIDKMDKHRK; encoded by the exons ATGGCTCTGCTGGGGAGGATCGACTGGCAA GACCGGCACGATGGGAGCAGCAACGGGAACCCGCGGCTCCCCCACCTCTCGGCGGTCAGCCAGCACCTGTACAGCCCGGCTCCGCCGCTCTCCCACTCGGGCGCCTCCGACTTCCAGCCCCCCTACTTCCCCCCCCCGTACCAGCCGCTGCCTTACTCCCAGTCCAGCGACCCCTACTCCCACCTCGGGGACCCCTTCTCCATCAACCCGCTCcaccagccgccgccgccgccccccagccagcagcagagcgCCTGGCCCAACCGGCAGAGCCAGGACCCGGCCGGCCTCGCCCCCCACGGCCGCCCCGGCCTCGTCCCCCACCTCTCGGCGCTGGAGAGCGGCTCCGCCGGCGGCCGCAGGGAAACGTACCGCCGCTCCgagctcctcctgccccacggCCACGGGCTGGACGCCTCCGCGCTGGCCGATAACCTGGGCCTGCATGACATGGCTCACCAGATGGAGGAGGTGCAG AATGTGGAAGATCAACACTTATTAATGCATGACCAGACGGTCATTAGAAAAG GTCCCATTTCCTTAACGAAGAACAGTGCTCTGAGTCTCCCCTGCCAAAAGGATGGATTAATTGGAGTGGTCATAAACCCCAATGAAGTATTTTGTTCGGTTCCGGGGAGACTTTCCCTCCTCAGCTCCACGTCGAAATACAAAGTGACAGTAGCAGAGGTGCAGAGGCGGCTCTCGCCCCCCGAGTGTCTCAATGCCTCTTTGCTAGGAGGAGTACTCAGAAG AGCCAAATCTAAAAATGGTGGCAGATCATTAAGGGAAAAACTGGATAAAATTGGCTTGAATCTTCCTGCTGGTAGAAGGAAAGCTGCAAATGTGACGCTATTGACATCTTTGGTGGAAG GTGAAGCTGTACATCTTGCTCGTGACTTTGGTTATGTATGCGAGACAGAGTTTCCTTCCAAAGCAGTGGCTGAATATTTAACTCGACCACACATGGGCCGCAATGAAAtggcaaacaggaaaaatatgcTTCTTGCTGCAAA GCAGATTTGTAAGGAATTCACAGACCTCCTCACTCAGGACAGAACTCCTCTTGGAAACACGAGACCTAGTCCCATCTTGGACCCTGGCATCCAGGGCTGTTTGACTCATTTTAGTCTGATCACACATGGCTTTGGGAGTGCTGCCATCTGTGCTGCCATGACATCCGTCCAGAACTACCTaaatgaagcattaaaaataGCAGACAAAACATACATGAACGCTGGCGACCAGAGCCCTGCAGAAACCAACAAAACCATTGATAAAATGGATAAGCACAGGAAGTAA